ACATAGCCTTCGGTGGCCATGCCCAACCATTTCGGGTCGGCGGCAGCTTGTTTGACGCTGTTGAGCAGGTCGAACAGGCCGATGATGATCACCAGGCTGGTGTCCTTGAACAGCGCAATGAAGGTGTTGACGATGCCAGGAATCACCAACTTCAGGGCTTGCGGCAGAATCACCAGCCCCATGCTGCGCCAGTAACCGAGGCCCATCGCTGCGGCTGCTTCGTACTGACCTTTGGGAATCGCTTGCAGACCGCCACGCACCACTTCGGCAACATAGGCCGACTGGAACAGGATCACGCCGATCAGCGCCCGCAGCAGTTTGTCGAAGTTCATGCCTTCAGGCAGGAACAACGGCAGCATCACCGAGGACATGAACAGCACCGTAATCAACGGCACGCCGCGCCAGAATTCGATGAAGGTCACGCAGACCACTCGAATCGCCGGCATGTTCGAACGACGGCCCAGCGCCAGCACGATCCCCAGCGGCAACGCACCGGCAATACCGACGGTGGCGATCACCAGGGTCAGCATCAGGCCGCCCCATTGGCTGGTCGCCACCTGGGTCAGGCCGAAAACGCCGCCATGCAACAGGCACCAGGCAATGATCGGGTACAGCACCAGGAAGCTCAGGCCGTAAACCGCTTTACGCGGGAAGCGCGAGATGAACAACGGTGCCACGCCGATGACTGCCAGCCACACGGTCAGGTCTACGCGCCAACGCAGTACCGGCGGGTAATAGCCGTACATGAACTGGCCGAAGCGCTGCTGGATGAACACCCAGCAGGCGCCTTCCTTGGTGCAGTCGGCCTGGGACGTGCCGACCCAGTTGGCGTCCAGGATCGCCCAATGCAGGATCGGCGGCACCACCAGGTAAATCAGGTAGAACGCGAACAGGGTCAGCGCGGTGTTCAGCCAGCTGGAGAACATGTTCGCGCGCATCCACGCCATCGGCCCGAAGACTTTGCTCGGTGGTGGCATGTCGGGTTTGAAAGTATGAGTACTCATGCGCTTTTCCTTACCGCTCGATCAGCGCAATGCGCTTGTTGTACCAGTTCATCAGCAGGGAAATGCTGATACTGATCGCCAGGTACACGCTCATGGTGATGGCAATCACCTCGATCGCCTGCCCGGTCTGG
This region of Pseudomonas mandelii genomic DNA includes:
- a CDS encoding amino acid ABC transporter permease, yielding MSTHTFKPDMPPPSKVFGPMAWMRANMFSSWLNTALTLFAFYLIYLVVPPILHWAILDANWVGTSQADCTKEGACWVFIQQRFGQFMYGYYPPVLRWRVDLTVWLAVIGVAPLFISRFPRKAVYGLSFLVLYPIIAWCLLHGGVFGLTQVATSQWGGLMLTLVIATVGIAGALPLGIVLALGRRSNMPAIRVVCVTFIEFWRGVPLITVLFMSSVMLPLFLPEGMNFDKLLRALIGVILFQSAYVAEVVRGGLQAIPKGQYEAAAAMGLGYWRSMGLVILPQALKLVIPGIVNTFIALFKDTSLVIIIGLFDLLNSVKQAAADPKWLGMATEGYVFAALVFWIFCFGMSRYSMHLERKLDTGHKR